Proteins from one Candidatus Desulfovibrio trichonymphae genomic window:
- a CDS encoding O-acetylhomoserine aminocarboxypropyltransferase/cysteine synthase family protein — MANPTNTASWAFETKQLHIGQECPDPASDARAVPIYQTTSYVFRDAAHAAARFGLADAGNIYSRLTNSTQDVLEKRLAALEGGVAALAVASGAAALTYTFLNLTVAGGHIVSAKTIYGGTFNLLEHTLPLYGITTTFVDPDTPEAFERAIQPNTKALFIETLGNPHSNIIDIEAVAAVAHRHKIPLVVDSTFTPPNLLRPLEHGADIVVHSATKFIGGHGTSLGGIIVDGGKFDWEGSGKFASVTAPSPSYHGLSFTKTLGALAFVVKIRAILLRDTGAAISPFNAFLLLQGVETLSLRVERHVENALKVVDYLTRHPKVQKVYHPSLLDSPDHNLYKKYFPKGAGSIFTFEIKGGVKEAHQFIDSLQIFSLLANVADVKSLVIHPASTTHSQLSEAELAEQGIKSNTVRLSVGTENINDIIADLEQAFQAV, encoded by the coding sequence ATGGCAAATCCCACAAATACGGCATCCTGGGCTTTTGAGACAAAACAGCTGCACATAGGCCAGGAATGCCCTGATCCTGCGTCGGACGCGCGCGCGGTACCCATTTATCAGACAACTTCCTATGTGTTCAGAGACGCGGCGCATGCGGCGGCGCGTTTCGGACTGGCGGACGCCGGCAATATTTACAGCCGCCTGACAAATTCCACGCAGGACGTGCTTGAAAAACGCCTAGCCGCGCTGGAGGGTGGGGTTGCCGCGCTGGCCGTGGCGTCAGGCGCAGCCGCTCTGACATACACCTTTCTGAATCTGACGGTTGCGGGCGGCCATATTGTATCGGCAAAGACAATTTACGGCGGCACCTTCAATCTGCTTGAGCACACGCTGCCCCTGTACGGCATTACAACGACCTTTGTTGATCCTGATACGCCCGAAGCCTTTGAAAGGGCCATACAGCCGAACACCAAAGCGCTGTTTATTGAAACACTCGGCAACCCGCATTCCAACATTATTGATATTGAGGCTGTCGCCGCTGTTGCACACAGACACAAAATTCCGCTGGTGGTGGACAGCACGTTTACTCCACCCAATCTGCTGCGCCCACTGGAACACGGGGCGGACATCGTTGTTCATTCAGCGACGAAATTCATCGGAGGGCACGGAACCTCTCTTGGCGGTATCATAGTGGACGGCGGAAAGTTTGACTGGGAAGGCAGCGGCAAATTTGCCTCAGTCACTGCCCCCAGCCCCAGCTATCATGGTCTTTCGTTTACAAAAACCTTGGGTGCGCTCGCTTTTGTGGTCAAAATACGGGCCATTCTGCTGCGGGACACCGGCGCCGCCATTTCTCCGTTCAACGCTTTTCTGCTACTCCAAGGCGTGGAAACGCTTTCGTTGCGAGTGGAGCGACACGTGGAAAACGCGCTGAAAGTAGTGGACTATCTGACCCGGCATCCAAAGGTGCAGAAAGTGTATCATCCTTCTTTGCTCGACAGCCCTGACCACAATTTGTACAAAAAGTATTTTCCAAAGGGTGCCGGCTCCATTTTTACCTTTGAAATCAAGGGAGGCGTGAAGGAAGCGCATCAATTTATTGACAGTTTGCAGATATTCTCACTGTTGGCAAATGTGGCCGACGTCAAATCACTCGTAATTCATCCGGCAAGCACAACACATTCACAGCTGAGCGAGGCGGAACTTGCCGAGCAAGGCATCAAATCGAACACAGTCCGCCTGTCCGTCGGCACGGAAAACATCAACGACATCATCGCTGATCTGGAGCAGGCCTTTCAGGCCGTCTGA
- a CDS encoding ATP-binding cassette domain-containing protein — MISLRLHKFFHTGDRPFCLDVAYAISPDQKITVLFGPSGSGKSLTLHCLAGLMCPDAGRVCLGERVLYDVDADIFVPARRRRVGYMFQDYALFPHLNVLQNVAYPRTGCFPSRVKAAERDKACVLLERFGIGHLARQMPGRLSGGQRQRAALARALNADPELLLLDEPFSALDTLLREKLRDELLTMFAGLTMPVIIITHDPDDVDVFADNLILYDNGQARSVAEYRSLRQQFATAGQCLRALPLHLPRVPADNPPKELA, encoded by the coding sequence ATGATATCCCTACGGCTGCACAAATTTTTCCACACCGGGGACAGACCTTTTTGTCTTGACGTGGCATATGCGATCAGTCCGGATCAAAAAATCACGGTGCTGTTCGGGCCGTCCGGTTCCGGCAAAAGCCTGACCCTGCACTGTCTGGCCGGACTGATGTGCCCGGACGCCGGTCGCGTCTGCCTTGGCGAACGTGTGCTGTACGATGTTGACGCCGACATTTTTGTACCCGCCCGCCGCCGCCGCGTCGGCTATATGTTTCAGGACTACGCCCTGTTTCCACATTTGAATGTCCTGCAGAACGTGGCCTACCCGAGAACCGGCTGCTTCCCTTCACGTGTGAAGGCCGCAGAAAGGGATAAGGCCTGCGTCCTGCTGGAGCGTTTCGGCATAGGACATCTGGCGCGGCAGATGCCGGGCCGTCTTTCCGGCGGGCAGCGTCAGCGCGCGGCGCTGGCGCGCGCGCTCAACGCAGACCCGGAACTTCTGTTGCTGGATGAGCCTTTTTCCGCCTTGGACACGCTGCTGCGGGAAAAACTCAGGGATGAGCTGCTCACCATGTTTGCTGGGCTGACCATGCCGGTTATCATTATCACACACGACCCGGACGACGTGGACGTTTTTGCCGACAACCTGATTTTATACGACAATGGTCAGGCCCGCTCTGTGGCGGAATACCGCAGCCTGCGGCAGCAGTTTGCCACGGCCGGCCAGTGCCTGCGCGCTTTACCGCTGCACCTGCCCCGCGTTCCTGCTGATAATCCTCCCAAAGAGCTTGCTTGA
- the modB gene encoding molybdate ABC transporter permease subunit encodes MTTFDDGAVLTPLLLSLRVAGMATLVSFLAALLAAWLLARKKGPLPAFVDACCTLPLVLPPTVLGYYLILLVGRRGLIGQWLNNIGLNLIFSWQGAVIAATIVIFPLIYKSARAAFEQVNPHLENAARTLGASEWRVFISVALPLAWKGVFAGLMLAFARGMGEFGATIMIAGNIPGKTQTLALAIYDAFQAGNDMKAVRLVVIASLVCVSLLMAAEFLTSRVRRR; translated from the coding sequence ATGACGACATTTGACGACGGGGCAGTGCTCACTCCCCTGTTGCTCTCCTTGCGCGTGGCGGGCATGGCGACGCTGGTTTCCTTTCTGGCGGCCCTGCTCGCCGCGTGGCTGCTGGCCCGCAAAAAAGGCCCCCTGCCCGCCTTTGTCGACGCCTGCTGCACCCTGCCGCTGGTGTTGCCACCCACGGTGCTCGGCTACTATCTGATTTTGCTTGTCGGACGACGCGGTCTTATAGGCCAATGGCTCAACAACATCGGCCTCAATCTGATTTTTTCCTGGCAGGGCGCCGTCATCGCGGCCACGATAGTGATTTTTCCGCTGATTTACAAATCGGCACGCGCCGCTTTTGAGCAGGTAAATCCGCATCTGGAAAACGCGGCACGCACCCTCGGGGCTTCCGAATGGCGTGTTTTTATCAGCGTTGCTCTGCCTTTGGCCTGGAAGGGAGTCTTTGCCGGGCTTATGCTGGCTTTTGCGCGCGGCATGGGCGAATTCGGCGCCACGATCATGATTGCTGGCAATATTCCCGGTAAGACACAGACGCTGGCGCTGGCCATCTACGACGCCTTTCAGGCCGGCAACGACATGAAGGCCGTCCGGCTTGTCGTCATCGCCTCTCTTGTGTGCGTGAGCCTTTTAATGGCGGCGGAATTTCTGACGTCGCGGGTGCGGCGACGTTGA
- the modA gene encoding molybdate ABC transporter substrate-binding protein, with protein MLKIRFPAFLKSCLALGVFLLAVQPSGIMAEEMVISGAASLTEAFTELKSIFEKQRPGLTAHVNFASSNLLLKQMQEGAPVDVFASADQATMDKAVELKIVDPATRADFARNGLVLIVPKGEKPIALKDIQQFERIAVGNPDSVPAGRYARDALVTAKLWDAVQPKLILGASVRQTLDYVARGEVNAGFVYATDAIKQADKVDVVMPLTGHASVLYPIAVALTGKNPKMGKAFLDYILSAEGQAVLGKYGFAKP; from the coding sequence ATGTTAAAAATTCGCTTTCCCGCCTTTCTGAAATCGTGTCTTGCCCTTGGTGTCTTTCTTCTGGCCGTCCAGCCGTCCGGCATCATGGCGGAGGAAATGGTCATTTCCGGCGCCGCCAGCCTGACAGAAGCATTTACGGAACTGAAGAGCATATTTGAAAAACAGCGTCCAGGTCTGACGGCGCACGTCAACTTTGCCTCGTCCAATCTGTTGCTTAAGCAGATGCAGGAAGGCGCGCCGGTGGATGTTTTTGCCTCCGCCGATCAGGCCACAATGGACAAAGCCGTGGAGTTAAAGATTGTGGACCCGGCCACACGCGCGGATTTCGCCCGCAACGGCCTTGTGCTGATCGTGCCGAAGGGCGAAAAACCCATCGCTTTAAAAGATATTCAACAATTCGAACGAATTGCGGTTGGAAACCCGGATTCTGTCCCCGCCGGACGCTATGCCCGCGACGCGCTTGTGACGGCAAAACTGTGGGACGCCGTGCAGCCAAAATTGATTCTTGGGGCAAGCGTGCGCCAGACGCTGGATTATGTGGCGCGCGGCGAAGTGAACGCCGGCTTTGTGTACGCCACAGACGCCATCAAGCAGGCAGACAAGGTGGACGTGGTCATGCCACTTACCGGCCATGCGTCCGTGCTCTACCCCATTGCCGTTGCGCTGACAGGAAAGAATCCCAAAATGGGCAAGGCATTTCTTGACTACATACTGTCGGCCGAAGGGCAAGCCGTGCTCGGCAAATACGGTTTTGCCAAGCCGTAA
- a CDS encoding TOBE domain-containing protein produces the protein MEQSETREHLTAFLRSCSAADMAFLRRHLLRRNSQALLRHNMRISPQELLAVESRFREHAAAARGPRERLPRLRMWLIFILLRYGGLRLFEIFALSPEDLDLQACVVRVSGVYAREVPLPRTVSRRLRSVLENPVLYPVNGNLAHCDASYVRRSLQECGAACGLPKGLLSARTLRYSRAVELGRQGIPLSVVDVFLGRRANAGRRCIMRCDPREAWNLLREQLQRELPVKTSARNVFQGRIISLRQDGLLVEAVLGTAGGLSVRALITDESCRNLAISEGMLVNASVKAPWIMLLPGKIHEGGSAANPSGLGENCFPGFVEQVREDATAREVLVALSEGSQVCALLSKGPSEDKPLRAGDTVTVLFKAFSVILSLD, from the coding sequence ATGGAACAATCTGAAACTCGTGAACATCTAACCGCGTTTTTGCGTTCGTGTTCCGCTGCGGACATGGCTTTTCTGCGCAGGCATCTTTTGCGGCGGAACTCGCAGGCATTACTGCGGCACAATATGCGGATAAGCCCGCAGGAACTGCTGGCCGTCGAAAGCCGCTTCCGGGAACACGCGGCAGCAGCGCGCGGCCCGCGTGAACGGCTACCGCGTCTGCGCATGTGGCTTATTTTTATCTTGTTGCGCTACGGGGGGTTGCGTCTGTTTGAAATTTTTGCCCTGAGCCCCGAAGATCTGGATTTGCAAGCGTGCGTCGTGCGCGTGAGCGGCGTTTATGCGCGCGAGGTGCCACTACCGCGCACGGTGAGCCGCCGCCTGCGCAGTGTTCTGGAAAATCCGGTGCTGTATCCGGTAAACGGCAATCTGGCACATTGCGACGCGAGCTATGTGCGGCGCAGCCTGCAAGAGTGCGGCGCGGCCTGCGGCCTGCCGAAGGGCCTTTTAAGCGCCAGAACCTTGCGTTACAGCCGTGCTGTGGAACTAGGGCGGCAGGGCATACCCCTGTCTGTGGTGGATGTTTTTCTGGGCCGGCGCGCAAATGCCGGCCGCAGGTGCATCATGCGTTGCGACCCGCGCGAAGCGTGGAATTTGCTGCGCGAACAGCTGCAAAGGGAGCTTCCCGTGAAAACCAGCGCGAGAAACGTTTTTCAAGGTAGGATTATTTCCCTGCGGCAAGATGGTCTGCTGGTGGAAGCGGTGCTGGGCACAGCCGGAGGTTTGTCCGTCCGAGCTCTAATCACGGACGAAAGCTGCCGTAATCTGGCCATCAGCGAAGGCATGCTGGTCAACGCGAGTGTCAAGGCGCCTTGGATCATGCTGCTGCCGGGCAAAATCCATGAAGGCGGAAGTGCGGCAAACCCGTCCGGGCTGGGAGAAAACTGTTTCCCCGGCTTTGTGGAGCAGGTGCGTGAAGACGCGACGGCAAGGGAAGTGCTGGTCGCTCTGTCGGAGGGCAGCCAAGTGTGCGCCCTGCTGAGCAAAGGGCCGTCTGAAGATAAGCCCTTGCGCGCCGGCGACACGGTGACGGTGCTTTTCAAGGCTTTTTCCGTAATTCTGAGTCTGGATTGA
- the hypF gene encoding carbamoyltransferase HypF, translating to MLPLIIRRVFTATGQVQGVGFRPFVYRLAREEELTGSVGNTSDGVRVEVQGESSRVGRFAVRLRKEAPPLARIVSLDAEDKPPLPDEKGFVITASCGRAGHNVLVSPDVGICAACLADMCDPANRRYAYPFANCTNCGPRYTITRVTPYDRATTTMSCFPLCPDCAAEYANPADRRFHAQPIACPVCGPRLWFVAKGLPESGPTAENQRNALARAGNTLLGGGILAFKGLGGFQLVCNARDISALRELRRRKSRPHKPFALMVGDVAVAQTLCDLTPEHEALLQSPEKPIVLCPRASGGELPAEVGPDMKGVGLMLPCTPLHAALFNWLAARAAVPPMLVMTSGNAGGEPICLGNREAVTRLVDMADAWLLHDMDILSRVDDSVLALQPTMSGAGAAAPLFFRRARGYVPTPVFLPDDGPCVLGAGAELKSAVCLTRGTAAFVGQHIGDLENPATLAFYKEVATRLETLLEIQPKAIVCDLHPDFLSTRYALARAAGEGLPVMRLQHHAAHAASVLAENNCYEAALVLCIDGAGLGGDGTVWGGEVIFMDIAAARWRRVGRLAPFPLPGGDAATREPWRIALALRKRCGAQGLLPSEQGEKGHARAEAAVREMLVRNLNCPLTSSCGRLFDAVAAQLNLCRTTTYEGQAAVRLEGVADAVLLENSACLPLPVTERDGLLTLDSIALFDRVVTAQRDNEPVAAIAAWFHASLARGLADMAANAARACGVDKVGLSGGVMQNAIMARLLPRFLEERGLTSLAHHALPPGDGGLSLGQAVWGRRMLQ from the coding sequence ATGCTCCCGCTGATAATACGTCGCGTTTTTACCGCCACAGGGCAGGTGCAGGGCGTCGGCTTCCGCCCTTTTGTCTATAGGCTGGCGCGTGAAGAGGAGCTTACCGGCTCGGTGGGCAACACCTCTGACGGGGTGCGCGTGGAGGTGCAGGGCGAGTCTTCCCGTGTGGGCCGCTTCGCCGTCCGCCTGAGGAAAGAAGCCCCGCCGCTCGCCCGTATTGTTTCGCTTGACGCGGAAGACAAGCCCCCATTGCCCGACGAAAAGGGCTTTGTCATAACGGCAAGCTGCGGCCGTGCAGGGCACAATGTGCTGGTCAGCCCTGACGTGGGCATCTGCGCGGCCTGCCTGGCCGACATGTGCGACCCGGCAAACCGCCGTTACGCCTATCCATTCGCCAACTGCACCAATTGCGGCCCGCGCTACACCATTACACGCGTCACTCCATACGACAGGGCAACCACCACCATGAGCTGCTTTCCGCTCTGCCCCGACTGCGCGGCGGAATACGCAAACCCCGCTGACCGACGTTTTCACGCCCAGCCCATTGCCTGCCCTGTCTGCGGCCCGCGCTTGTGGTTTGTGGCAAAAGGCCTGCCTGAAAGTGGCCCCACAGCAGAAAATCAGCGCAACGCCTTGGCCCGCGCAGGAAATACGCTGCTGGGCGGCGGCATTTTGGCGTTCAAGGGGCTGGGCGGTTTTCAGCTTGTCTGCAATGCCCGCGATATTTCGGCCCTGCGGGAGTTGAGGCGGCGCAAATCGCGTCCGCACAAGCCGTTTGCCCTGATGGTGGGAGATGTGGCTGTTGCGCAAACATTGTGCGATCTGACACCGGAACACGAGGCCCTGCTGCAAAGCCCGGAAAAGCCCATTGTGCTTTGCCCGCGCGCTTCCGGCGGGGAACTGCCCGCGGAGGTGGGCCCGGACATGAAGGGCGTGGGCCTGATGTTGCCCTGCACGCCCCTGCACGCGGCACTTTTTAACTGGCTTGCAGCGCGCGCAGCTGTGCCCCCTATGCTGGTAATGACATCCGGCAACGCCGGCGGCGAGCCCATTTGTCTCGGCAACCGCGAGGCCGTGACGCGCCTTGTGGACATGGCCGACGCCTGGCTGCTGCACGATATGGATATTCTGTCGCGTGTGGACGACAGCGTGCTGGCCCTTCAGCCGACTATGTCCGGAGCAGGGGCGGCCGCGCCGCTGTTTTTCCGCCGCGCGCGGGGGTATGTGCCGACGCCGGTTTTCCTACCGGACGACGGGCCTTGCGTTCTGGGCGCAGGCGCCGAACTCAAGAGCGCCGTCTGTCTCACGCGCGGGACGGCGGCTTTTGTAGGGCAGCATATCGGCGATCTGGAAAATCCGGCCACGCTGGCATTTTATAAAGAAGTGGCTACGCGTCTGGAAACTCTGCTGGAAATACAGCCCAAAGCCATTGTCTGCGACCTACATCCAGATTTTCTTTCCACCCGTTACGCGCTCGCCCGCGCCGCCGGAGAAGGCTTGCCGGTCATGCGGCTGCAGCACCACGCGGCTCATGCTGCCTCGGTACTGGCGGAAAACAACTGTTATGAAGCGGCGCTCGTTTTGTGCATTGACGGCGCAGGCCTTGGCGGGGACGGAACTGTCTGGGGCGGGGAAGTGATCTTTATGGATATTGCCGCTGCGCGCTGGCGGCGCGTTGGCCGTCTTGCGCCTTTCCCTCTGCCCGGCGGGGACGCGGCCACACGCGAGCCCTGGCGTATTGCCCTAGCCTTGCGGAAACGTTGCGGCGCGCAAGGGCTTTTGCCTTCCGAGCAGGGCGAAAAGGGCCATGCCCGCGCCGAGGCCGCTGTGCGGGAAATGCTGGTCCGAAATCTGAACTGTCCGCTGACTTCAAGCTGCGGCCGCCTTTTTGACGCGGTTGCGGCCCAGTTGAACCTGTGCCGGACAACCACGTATGAAGGTCAGGCGGCAGTGCGTCTGGAAGGCGTCGCGGACGCCGTCCTGCTGGAGAACAGCGCCTGCCTGCCGTTGCCGGTCACGGAGCGCGACGGCCTGCTTACGCTGGACAGTATTGCCTTGTTTGACCGCGTTGTGACGGCCCAGCGCGACAACGAGCCTGTAGCCGCTATAGCAGCCTGGTTTCATGCAAGCTTGGCGCGCGGGCTCGCTGACATGGCTGCCAACGCCGCCCGCGCCTGCGGCGTCGACAAAGTCGGGCTTTCGGGCGGGGTCATGCAAAACGCTATTATGGCGCGGCTTTTGCCGCGCTTTCTGGAAGAGCGGGGTCTGACGTCGCTTGCGCACCATGCATTGCCGCCCGGCGACGGCGGGCTGTCTCTCGGTCAGGCCGTCTGGGGCCGCCGTATGCTGCAATAA
- the der gene encoding ribosome biogenesis GTPase Der, translated as MSDSLSRIVLAGRPNVGKSTLFNRLIHANRAITHDRPGVTRDRMEGIVRRDGLPVFGIVDTGGVTLDAHAVVTEGPEELRGFEADILRQTQTALAAAVGVALVVDGREGLLPLDEHLAAHIRRKGLPALCVVNKVDGLEREDELAAEFHTLGFPLIAVSAEHGHNISLFAEMLAAFVPEQAEAPMPQAPVLRLAMLGRPNVGKSSLVNALAGEERMIVSGTAGTTRDSVDVRCVKSCLDYVFVDTAGVRRRTKITDSVEQYSVSSALKSSAIADVTLLVLDAAEGVSQQDKRLMDLLNTRKTPFLVLINKCDLAPREALKQLAKNVRAMLTFCTHVPVLPVSAATGHNLNKILPLACKIHEECRVRISTGRLNRAMEEVLSLHQPPVVKRARAKFFYLTQAETAPPTFVFFVSNAECVPENYLRYLERALRKVFGISHAPMRLRLRSSHKKNGNRQGAAG; from the coding sequence ATGTCCGATTCCCTGTCCCGCATTGTGCTGGCCGGTCGGCCCAATGTGGGCAAATCCACACTTTTTAATCGTCTGATCCACGCGAACCGCGCCATTACGCACGACAGGCCGGGCGTGACGCGCGACCGCATGGAAGGCATTGTGCGGCGTGACGGTTTGCCTGTTTTCGGCATTGTAGATACAGGCGGCGTCACTCTGGACGCGCACGCCGTCGTGACGGAAGGTCCTGAAGAACTGCGCGGTTTTGAGGCGGATATTTTGCGCCAGACTCAGACTGCGCTGGCTGCGGCTGTCGGCGTTGCCCTTGTTGTGGACGGACGCGAGGGCTTGTTGCCGCTGGACGAGCATCTGGCCGCACACATACGCCGAAAGGGCTTGCCGGCGCTTTGTGTGGTCAACAAGGTTGACGGTCTGGAGCGGGAAGACGAGCTTGCAGCGGAATTTCACACCCTAGGTTTTCCGTTGATCGCGGTTTCCGCTGAACACGGCCACAATATCTCGCTGTTCGCGGAAATGCTTGCGGCGTTTGTGCCCGAGCAGGCGGAAGCGCCCATGCCTCAAGCCCCGGTGTTGCGTCTTGCCATGCTGGGACGGCCGAACGTCGGGAAATCTTCGCTTGTAAACGCACTGGCCGGCGAAGAAAGGATGATTGTCTCCGGGACGGCCGGCACCACACGCGACAGCGTGGACGTACGCTGTGTCAAAAGCTGTCTTGATTATGTCTTTGTAGACACCGCCGGTGTACGCCGCCGCACGAAAATAACGGACAGCGTGGAACAGTATTCCGTCAGCTCGGCGCTCAAATCCAGCGCCATAGCGGATGTGACCCTGCTTGTTCTGGACGCCGCCGAAGGCGTGAGCCAGCAGGACAAACGCCTTATGGACCTGCTGAACACGCGCAAAACTCCTTTTCTTGTGCTGATCAACAAATGCGATCTTGCGCCGCGTGAGGCGCTGAAGCAGCTTGCGAAAAATGTGCGCGCCATGCTGACCTTTTGTACGCATGTGCCTGTACTGCCAGTCTCTGCGGCCACAGGCCATAATTTGAATAAAATTTTGCCGCTGGCATGCAAAATTCATGAGGAATGCCGGGTGCGCATATCCACTGGCCGTCTTAACCGGGCCATGGAGGAAGTGTTGAGCCTTCATCAGCCGCCGGTGGTCAAACGCGCACGGGCAAAGTTTTTTTATTTGACGCAGGCTGAGACAGCCCCGCCGACCTTTGTTTTTTTTGTCAGCAACGCCGAGTGCGTTCCTGAAAATTATCTGCGCTATCTGGAGCGCGCCCTGCGTAAAGTTTTCGGCATCAGCCATGCACCCATGCGCTTGCGTTTGCGCTCAAGCCACAAAAAAAACGGTAACCGGCAGGGCGCGGCAGGTTGA
- a CDS encoding 4Fe-4S binding protein codes for MRKPKTINEERCNGCGLCADACHEDDVGIVNGKGKLLRRPRHLPARTNVLNFETREAPF; via the coding sequence CTGCGCAAACCCAAAACAATCAATGAAGAACGCTGTAACGGCTGTGGACTGTGCGCAGATGCGTGTCATGAGGATGACGTTGGTATTGTGAACGGCAAAGGCAAACTATTGCGACGGCCTCGGCATCTGCCTGCCCGGACAAATGTCCTGAATTTTGAAACACGGGAAGCCCCATTTTGA
- a CDS encoding MFS transporter, translating to MRQIHSHNSLTPLRLVMLLSCTSVCAGFLPPTLPGLILFCITFGCCIGGLWTVLPAVTAFYFGSDNFLPAYKFISIFILLRCLGFPIMGISHDLTGSYALVDSIFIVLLLLAFGLTCWTPNKGERAI from the coding sequence GTGCGACAGATTCACAGCCATAACAGCCTTACGCCCTTACGCCTTGTCATGCTGTTGAGCTGCACAAGCGTGTGCGCCGGCTTTCTGCCGCCGACGCTTCCCGGCCTGATTTTGTTCTGTATCACCTTCGGCTGCTGCATTGGTGGGCTCTGGACAGTCTTGCCCGCAGTGACGGCTTTCTATTTCGGCAGCGACAATTTTTTGCCGGCCTATAAATTTATTTCCATTTTCATCCTGCTGCGTTGTCTCGGCTTTCCCATCATGGGCATTTCCCACGACCTCACCGGAAGTTACGCCCTAGTTGACAGCATTTTTATTGTGCTGTTGCTGCTGGCCTTCGGACTGACCTGCTGGACACCCAACAAAGGCGAGCGAGCCATCTGA